From a single Lolium rigidum isolate FL_2022 chromosome 7, APGP_CSIRO_Lrig_0.1, whole genome shotgun sequence genomic region:
- the LOC124677742 gene encoding DNA topoisomerase 2-like isoform X2 produces MLETYEKLLKQVDNRARFLAGVLSGDIQCINRKKNELRQEFIEKGFDPLPKEGQPVVIRPTGVKEDASDYDYLTKMSVSSLTEEYLEHLLVLKKRLEIKVGLLRKAAAEYLKSEKEPRLLDTNYTKAPSDRDNMAAKDSQVFEAAPRRQYKRTASHSLEESAMLMDGDENEALELKDQSQEHTETEWSQKQERKKQRKGPKKQRKESSETGTPIHCCPALDFRGHDKSGDGFLVEEIKRISSGLDGIEITHCRSKYGSSRVG; encoded by the exons ATGCTAGAAACTTATGAAAAACTGCTAAAGCAAGTCGATAACAGAGCTAGGTTCCTTGCTGGTGTTCTCAGTGGTGACATCCAATGCATCAACAGGAAGAAAAACGAGCTACGGCAAGAGTTCATTGAAAAGGGATTTGATCCCCTCCCGAAGGAGGGGCAACCCGTTGTCATACGACCAACAGGAGTCAAGGAAGATGCCAGTGATTATGACTATCTCACCAAAATGTCAGTTTCTAGCTTAACCGAGGAGTACCTGGAGCATCTTCTGGTACTAAAGAAGAGACTTGAAATAAAAGTTGGACTCCTACGGAAAGCTGCAGCAGAATATCTGAAATCTGAAAAGGAACCAAGG TTGCTTGACACAAATTACACAAAAGCTCCATCAGATAGAGATAACATGGCTGCCAAGGACAGTCAGGTATTTGAAGCAGCTCCTAGGAGGCAGTATAAAAGAACTGCTTCCCATTCTCTTGAG GAAAGTGCAATGCTGATGGATGGTGATGAGAATGAGGCTCTCGAGCTTAAAGATCAGTCCCAAGAACATACAG AAACTGAATGGTCACAAAAGcaagaaagaaagaaacagaGGAAAGGACCAAAGAAGCAGAGAAAGGAATCAAGTGAAACAGGCACACCAATACATTGCTGCCCTGCACTGGATTTTCGGGGCCACGACAAATCAGGGGACGGCTTCCTCGTGGAAGAAATTAAGAGAATATCAAGTGGTTTAGATGGGATTGAGATTACCCACTGTAGATCAAAGTATGGTAGCTCACGAGTTGGCTAA
- the LOC124677742 gene encoding DNA topoisomerase 2-like isoform X1, which yields MLETYEKLLKQVDNRARFLAGVLSGDIQCINRKKNELRQEFIEKGFDPLPKEGQPVVIRPTGVKEDASDYDYLTKMSVSSLTEEYLEHLLVLKKRLEIKVGLLRKAAAEYLKSEKEPRLLDTNYTKAPSDRDNMAAKDSQVFEAAPRRQYKRTASHSLEESAMLMDGDENEALELKDQSQEHTGKHKYNAAIVKVQIFNGKITCAYIETEWSQKQERKKQRKGPKKQRKESSETGTPIHCCPALDFRGHDKSGDGFLVEEIKRISSGLDGIEITHCRSKYGSSRVG from the exons ATGCTAGAAACTTATGAAAAACTGCTAAAGCAAGTCGATAACAGAGCTAGGTTCCTTGCTGGTGTTCTCAGTGGTGACATCCAATGCATCAACAGGAAGAAAAACGAGCTACGGCAAGAGTTCATTGAAAAGGGATTTGATCCCCTCCCGAAGGAGGGGCAACCCGTTGTCATACGACCAACAGGAGTCAAGGAAGATGCCAGTGATTATGACTATCTCACCAAAATGTCAGTTTCTAGCTTAACCGAGGAGTACCTGGAGCATCTTCTGGTACTAAAGAAGAGACTTGAAATAAAAGTTGGACTCCTACGGAAAGCTGCAGCAGAATATCTGAAATCTGAAAAGGAACCAAGG TTGCTTGACACAAATTACACAAAAGCTCCATCAGATAGAGATAACATGGCTGCCAAGGACAGTCAGGTATTTGAAGCAGCTCCTAGGAGGCAGTATAAAAGAACTGCTTCCCATTCTCTTGAG GAAAGTGCAATGCTGATGGATGGTGATGAGAATGAGGCTCTCGAGCTTAAAGATCAGTCCCAAGAACATACAGGTAAGCACAAGTATAATGCTGCCATTGTCAAAGTACAAATCTTTAATGGGAAAATTACTTGTGCATACATAGAAACTGAATGGTCACAAAAGcaagaaagaaagaaacagaGGAAAGGACCAAAGAAGCAGAGAAAGGAATCAAGTGAAACAGGCACACCAATACATTGCTGCCCTGCACTGGATTTTCGGGGCCACGACAAATCAGGGGACGGCTTCCTCGTGGAAGAAATTAAGAGAATATCAAGTGGTTTAGATGGGATTGAGATTACCCACTGTAGATCAAAGTATGGTAGCTCACGAGTTGGCTAA